A genomic segment from Helicoverpa armigera isolate CAAS_96S chromosome 10, ASM3070526v1, whole genome shotgun sequence encodes:
- the LOC110372287 gene encoding alpha-tocopherol transfer protein, whose amino-acid sequence MAVVTGMSVDKEYEKLNNVKQEDVRKLIEWLSEQAHLPYQHITELDVILAYHSCACDMDVTKRVIDVNYTLKTLFPFYQDRKIDDRLELAFETWLIYPMKTLTKKGFRPIYCELLDADPKKFDYGDVIKAFFMVMDLWQYEEGTVPGVAIIVNLDRVSLGHISRINLTVAQQFFYFLQEAMFVCLKEFHFINAPVFVDKLLSMVKPFMKDELLDILKVHQADTNTLEEFITTQDLFKENKKNLKDEICDKLKANHKFFVEEALKRVDETKRPGGPKSLSTFFPGLEGSFKKLEID is encoded by the exons ATGGCTGTGGTAACTGGCATGTCAGTAGATAAGGAATATGAAAAGTTAAACAATGTGAAACAAGAAGATGTACGTAAATTGATAGAGTGGTTGAGTGAGCAGGCGCATCTCCCGTATCAACATATCActg AATTGGACGTGATATTAGCATATCACAGCTGTGCATGCGACATGGATGTAACTAAACGGGTCATTGATGTCAATTATACTCTGAAAACACTATTCCCGTTCTATCAGGACAGAAAAATTGACGATCGTTTGGAATTAGCATTTGAAACTTG GTTAATCTATCCCAtgaaaacattaacaaaaaaagGTTTCAGGCCAATTTATTGTGAACTTCTAGATGCAGATCCCAAAAAGTTTGATTATGGCGATGTGATCAA aGCATTTTTCATGGTGATGGATTTATGGCAGTATGAGGAAGGCACGGTTCCAGGCGTGGCTATTATAGTAAATTTAGACAGAGTATCACTAGGCCACATATCGAGAATCAACTTAACTGTGGCACAACAGTTTTTCTACTTCTTACAG GAAGCAATGTTTGTGTGTCTCAAAGAATTCCACTTCATAAATGCTCCAGTGTTCGTTGATAAATTACTGTCTATGGTGAAGCCATTCATGAAAGATGAGCTGCTTGATATATTGAAGGTCCACCAAGCAGACACTAACACTTTAGAAGAGTTTATTACCACTCAAgatttgtttaaagaaaataaaaagaatttgaaag ATGAAATATGCGATAAACTAAAAGCAAACCACAAGTTCTTCGTAGAAGAAGCGCTGAAAAGAGTTGACGAAACAAAAAGGCCTGGTGGTCCCAAATCTTTGAGCACATTCTTCCCCGGCTTAGAGGGCTCATTCAAGAAACTAGAAATCGATTAA